In Arthrobacter sp. CDRTa11, one DNA window encodes the following:
- a CDS encoding ATP-dependent DNA helicase RecG produces the protein MSAELDLGLERRIGKRSAAVIEKHLGLTTVGALLNYFPRRYLSRGELTPINEVPLDEDVTLIARVLSNTTRSMRARRGTITDVVISDDDGKGGLRLVGGSDYRGKVPGTLKVSFFNGYRAKAELLQGRRALFSGKVTRFGGSLGLTNPDFLLLDEDPFTQGKDPEQLAAMPIPIYPATAKLTSWSIQKVISTLLETVDLGTLPDPLPSAVSAREKFLPVAEAYRLIHAPETDNDWQRARDRFRYQEALVLQSALARRRAQWAAEEAMARRPVPNGLLTAFDAQLPFTLTAGQAAVGKTLAAELAQDHPMNRLLQGEVGSGKTIVALRGMLQVVDAGGQAALLAPTEVLAAQHFESIRRILGPLSRDGLLGGSGTGSGGEAVQVTLLTGSLPTAARKQALLDAASGTAGIVIGTHALLSDNVSFYDLGLIVVDEQHRFGVEQRDVLRSKASKPPHLLVMTATPIPRTVAMTVFGDLETSVLDELPAGRAPISTHVVGLAENPGWAGRIWSRSREEIDAGHQVYVVCPKIGTDDDGDFSPGEAEPSAADLAGDGAARELASVTSVVEHLLQEPSLAGVPVAALHGRQDPAVKSAAMADFAADRTKLLVSTTVIEVGVDVHNATLMVILDADRFGISQLHQLRGRVGRGGLPGTCLLVTTLEPGHPSRRRLDAVAATTDGFELSQEDLKLRREGDILGASQSGGRSTLKLLRVLEHEDIIARAREDAQEIVRYDPALALHLRLAQAIDEYLNPEKEAFLERG, from the coding sequence ATGAGCGCTGAACTTGACCTGGGCCTTGAACGCCGGATCGGAAAGCGGTCCGCCGCCGTTATAGAGAAGCATCTCGGCCTGACCACTGTGGGCGCCCTCCTGAATTACTTCCCGCGCCGCTACCTGAGCAGGGGCGAGCTGACACCCATCAACGAGGTTCCGCTGGACGAGGACGTCACGCTGATCGCCCGCGTGCTCTCCAACACCACCCGCTCCATGCGGGCCCGGCGGGGAACCATTACCGACGTCGTCATTTCCGACGACGACGGCAAGGGAGGCCTCCGGCTGGTGGGAGGCAGCGACTATCGAGGCAAAGTCCCGGGAACCCTCAAGGTCAGCTTCTTCAACGGATATCGTGCCAAGGCTGAGCTCCTGCAGGGACGCCGGGCCTTGTTCTCGGGCAAGGTCACCCGGTTTGGGGGCTCCCTGGGGCTGACCAACCCCGATTTCCTCCTCCTGGACGAAGACCCCTTCACCCAGGGAAAGGATCCGGAGCAACTGGCGGCCATGCCCATTCCGATCTACCCGGCCACGGCGAAGCTGACCAGCTGGTCCATCCAGAAGGTCATTTCCACCCTGCTCGAAACAGTGGATCTGGGCACCCTTCCCGACCCCCTTCCCTCCGCGGTTTCGGCCCGGGAGAAATTCCTGCCGGTGGCCGAGGCCTATCGGCTCATCCACGCACCGGAGACGGACAACGACTGGCAGCGGGCCCGGGACCGCTTCCGGTACCAGGAAGCCCTGGTGCTGCAGTCCGCCCTGGCCCGGCGCCGCGCGCAATGGGCAGCGGAGGAAGCCATGGCGAGGCGTCCCGTACCCAACGGGTTGCTTACGGCGTTCGATGCCCAGCTGCCCTTTACCCTCACAGCAGGGCAGGCAGCCGTGGGGAAAACCCTCGCTGCTGAACTGGCGCAGGACCATCCCATGAACCGCCTGCTGCAGGGCGAAGTGGGTTCAGGAAAAACCATCGTGGCGCTCCGGGGCATGCTGCAGGTGGTGGATGCCGGCGGGCAGGCAGCCCTGCTTGCACCCACTGAGGTGCTCGCGGCCCAGCACTTCGAATCGATCCGCCGCATCCTGGGCCCCCTGTCCCGGGACGGTCTGCTGGGTGGCTCCGGTACAGGTTCCGGCGGTGAGGCCGTGCAGGTCACACTGCTCACCGGGTCCCTCCCCACCGCCGCCCGAAAACAGGCCCTGCTGGACGCCGCCTCGGGCACTGCCGGGATTGTGATCGGAACCCACGCGCTGCTCAGCGACAACGTCTCCTTCTATGACCTGGGCCTGATTGTGGTGGACGAGCAACACCGTTTCGGCGTGGAGCAGCGCGACGTCCTGCGGTCCAAGGCCAGCAAACCGCCGCACCTGCTGGTGATGACAGCTACGCCCATTCCGCGGACGGTCGCCATGACGGTCTTCGGCGACCTCGAAACGTCGGTACTGGATGAGCTTCCGGCCGGCCGGGCGCCCATTTCCACCCATGTGGTGGGGCTCGCCGAAAATCCCGGCTGGGCGGGCCGCATCTGGTCCCGCTCCCGGGAAGAGATAGACGCCGGGCACCAGGTCTATGTGGTGTGCCCCAAGATCGGAACGGACGACGACGGCGACTTCAGCCCGGGGGAGGCGGAACCTTCCGCCGCTGACCTGGCCGGCGACGGCGCCGCCCGTGAACTCGCGTCGGTGACGTCCGTCGTCGAGCATCTCCTCCAGGAACCGTCCCTGGCAGGGGTGCCGGTGGCAGCGCTTCACGGCCGGCAGGACCCCGCGGTCAAGTCGGCTGCCATGGCCGATTTCGCGGCGGACCGGACCAAACTGCTGGTGTCCACCACGGTGATCGAAGTGGGAGTTGACGTGCACAACGCCACCCTGATGGTCATTCTCGACGCCGACCGCTTTGGCATCTCCCAGCTGCACCAGCTGCGTGGCCGGGTTGGCCGCGGAGGCCTGCCTGGAACATGCCTCCTGGTCACAACGCTGGAACCCGGCCACCCGAGCCGGCGCAGGCTGGACGCGGTAGCGGCCACCACCGACGGGTTCGAGCTCTCCCAGGAAGACCTGAAGCTCCGGCGCGAGGGCGACATCCTGGGCGCGTCGCAGTCAGGTGGCCGTTCCACGCTGAAACTGCTCAGGGTGCTCGAACATGAGGACATCATTGCCCGCGCCAGGGAGGACGCCCAGGAAATTGTGCGCTACGACCCGGCGCTGGCGCTCCACCTGCGGCTGGCCCAGGCCATCGACGAGTATTTGAACCCCGAGAAGGAGGCGTTCCTTGAACGTGGTTAG
- a CDS encoding DAK2 domain-containing protein, whose translation MKRWLGKAETAIGNHSDRLNAINIFPVADGDTGTNLYLTVRAAAQAVHASGAGQSAGQAAAGQAGAAQADVGAVLAAAGQAAMEQARGNSGTLFSVFLCAAAEPLAGHTRLTSTLLAAALNRAQIRAWSALSDPVPGTMLSVMEAAARAAASVDAGQNGDDSNHALGLALDAAVEGALAAVIRTEGQLDALQAAHVVDAGGVGMLLILDCLRSAVLGEELQSELLDGLHGYDVQDPHIHSDMPDDDGVEVMCTISLSPLHAATLRQRLDEIGESVIMSQVGTAADADGNYRWRVHVHVPDPDPAVRLIRSLGDPTHITVSELALPRDSQTDPVNINGHER comes from the coding sequence ATGAAGCGGTGGTTGGGCAAGGCCGAAACAGCCATCGGCAACCACAGCGACCGCCTGAATGCCATCAATATTTTCCCTGTTGCCGACGGCGATACCGGTACCAACCTCTACCTCACCGTTCGGGCCGCAGCACAGGCCGTCCATGCATCGGGCGCCGGGCAGTCTGCCGGGCAAGCCGCAGCCGGGCAAGCCGGCGCCGCTCAGGCCGACGTCGGCGCGGTCCTCGCAGCAGCCGGACAGGCTGCCATGGAGCAGGCACGGGGAAACTCTGGCACGCTGTTCTCGGTTTTCCTGTGCGCCGCGGCTGAGCCGCTGGCCGGCCATACACGGCTCACGTCCACCCTGCTTGCCGCGGCCCTGAACCGCGCACAGATCCGTGCCTGGTCCGCCCTGAGCGATCCCGTTCCCGGCACCATGCTCTCCGTGATGGAGGCGGCAGCCCGCGCCGCAGCCTCCGTCGATGCAGGGCAGAACGGCGACGACAGCAACCACGCCCTTGGCCTGGCACTCGACGCCGCGGTCGAAGGGGCACTGGCCGCGGTAATCCGCACCGAAGGCCAGCTGGACGCCCTCCAGGCCGCGCACGTTGTGGACGCCGGCGGGGTGGGCATGCTCCTGATCCTGGACTGCCTCCGCTCGGCTGTGCTCGGGGAGGAGCTGCAAAGCGAACTCCTTGACGGCCTGCACGGCTACGACGTCCAAGATCCGCACATCCACAGTGACATGCCGGACGACGACGGCGTGGAAGTCATGTGCACCATCAGCCTCTCGCCCCTCCATGCCGCCACACTCCGGCAGCGTCTGGACGAGATCGGCGAGTCCGTCATCATGAGCCAGGTTGGCACTGCCGCGGATGCCGACGGCAACTATCGCTGGCGCGTCCATGTCCACGTTCCCGACCCTGACCCTGCCGTCCGGCTCATTCGCTCCCTCGGGGATCCTACGCACATCACCGTCAGCGAACTCGCCCTGCCCCGCGACTCCCAAACAGACCCGGTGAACATCAATGGGCATGAGCGCTGA
- the thiL gene encoding thiamine-phosphate kinase yields MPEDRQPGNPGAVGELSESELLSRIFPRLDMEGRHGSAVVLGPGDDAAIIASPDGRTVISIDTQVQDQDFRLLWPNGYRTTGYDVGWKAAAQNLSDINAMGATATSMVVSLTLPPETPVSWVEDLADGLTAGIRELGAVDCSVAGGDLGRGREISVSVAVLGTLSGGDAVLRSGARPGDVLAFAGTVGRAAAGLALLESDRDVTTINPEQRALLDVQCRPLPPLSAGPAARLAGATAMLDVSDGLVRDGARLASASGVVLDLDPQELKRLAECLAPASDFLGTDPLVWVLGGGEDHGLLATFPPDIQLPPVFTAIGSVQALGTNESPGVKISGHTADTGGWDHFAD; encoded by the coding sequence ATGCCTGAAGACCGCCAGCCGGGTAACCCCGGGGCTGTTGGTGAATTGTCCGAATCCGAACTGCTGTCCAGGATCTTTCCGCGCCTCGACATGGAGGGCCGGCATGGCTCGGCTGTCGTGCTTGGGCCCGGTGATGACGCCGCCATCATCGCTTCTCCGGACGGCAGGACGGTCATCAGCATTGACACCCAGGTACAGGACCAGGATTTTCGGCTGCTATGGCCCAACGGATACCGCACAACAGGCTACGACGTCGGCTGGAAAGCCGCGGCGCAGAATCTCAGCGACATCAACGCCATGGGTGCCACTGCCACGTCCATGGTGGTCAGCCTGACCCTGCCTCCGGAAACTCCGGTCAGCTGGGTGGAGGACCTGGCAGACGGCCTGACGGCGGGAATCCGAGAGCTGGGTGCGGTGGACTGCTCCGTGGCCGGCGGCGACCTGGGCCGCGGCCGGGAAATTTCCGTCTCCGTCGCCGTCCTTGGCACACTCTCGGGGGGAGACGCAGTGCTGCGTTCCGGTGCACGTCCGGGAGATGTCCTGGCGTTTGCCGGTACGGTTGGCCGGGCAGCGGCTGGATTGGCGCTGCTGGAATCGGACCGGGACGTCACCACCATCAACCCGGAACAGCGGGCACTCCTGGATGTCCAGTGCAGGCCCCTGCCCCCATTGTCGGCCGGACCGGCTGCCCGGCTGGCCGGCGCCACCGCCATGCTGGACGTTTCGGACGGGCTCGTCCGCGATGGCGCACGCCTGGCCAGCGCCAGCGGCGTTGTCCTGGACCTGGACCCGCAGGAACTGAAGCGGCTGGCGGAGTGCCTGGCGCCGGCGTCGGACTTTCTGGGCACCGACCCTTTGGTGTGGGTCCTGGGCGGCGGCGAGGACCACGGACTCCTGGCCACATTTCCACCGGACATTCAGCTGCCTCCCGTATTCACTGCGATAGGCTCAGTACAAGCCTTGGGGACGAACGAAAGCCCGGGCGTCAAAATTTCAGGCCACACCGCTGACACCGGGGGATGGGATCACTTTGCAGACTAA
- a CDS encoding DUF3515 domain-containing protein yields MHCRPSSLPVRAFGILLAGALAGSALTACSPVVDVTAAKDAANPACAPMMVALPDSIGDAGLRKTNSQATAAWGDPSVVVLRCGVNVPGPTTDRCVSVNGIDWVIKEGDPVYTLTTFGREPATEILLDPEKIPSATVLADLSGAAGKIPATRNCVGQQELQNLPGSTQ; encoded by the coding sequence ATGCACTGCCGCCCTTCATCCCTGCCTGTCCGCGCCTTCGGCATCCTGCTGGCCGGGGCACTGGCCGGATCGGCCCTCACCGCCTGCTCGCCCGTTGTGGACGTGACTGCCGCGAAAGACGCCGCCAATCCAGCCTGCGCCCCCATGATGGTGGCGCTCCCGGACTCCATCGGCGACGCCGGCCTGAGGAAGACGAACAGCCAGGCCACTGCAGCCTGGGGGGATCCCTCAGTGGTGGTCCTGCGATGCGGTGTCAACGTACCGGGGCCCACGACGGACCGTTGCGTTAGCGTCAATGGCATCGATTGGGTCATCAAGGAGGGCGACCCTGTCTACACGCTAACCACGTTCGGGCGCGAGCCTGCCACCGAAATCCTGCTGGATCCGGAAAAGATCCCTTCCGCCACTGTCCTGGCCGATCTTTCCGGCGCGGCAGGGAAAATTCCCGCTACCCGGAACTGCGTAGGCCAGCAGGAACTGCAGAACCTGCCCGGCAGCACCCAGTAA
- a CDS encoding D-alanine--D-alanine ligase family protein, with protein sequence MSEEDKLAPEASAARRKPRVAVLFGGRSSEHAVSCVTAAGVLGAINKDKYDVIPIGIAKSGQWVLAAADTAQWSLSSASLPEVPPSSKTVTLAEIGGDHQLIVASPNEVPQELGTVDVVFPLLHGPFGEDGTIQGLLELSDTRYVGAGVLASAVGMDKHYMKVVFEAAGLHVGPYVAVTDRQWLKDPEAVRKQVDLLGFPVFVKPARAGSSMGISKVDSMEGLDAAVEEARRHDLKLVIEAGITGREIECAVLEGRGTDAPRTSMPGEISVAGGSHEFYDFNAKYVEDDAAALSCPADIPEEAIARVRDLAAAAFDAVGAEGLSRVDFFYTPDGEVIINEINTMPGFTPKSMYPQMWAASGLNYAELIDELIYLALNRKTGLR encoded by the coding sequence ATGTCCGAAGAAGACAAACTGGCTCCGGAAGCTTCAGCCGCTCGGCGGAAACCAAGAGTGGCGGTGCTGTTTGGCGGCCGTTCCAGCGAACATGCGGTGAGCTGTGTAACCGCCGCCGGCGTTCTCGGCGCCATCAACAAAGACAAGTACGACGTCATTCCCATCGGCATTGCCAAGTCGGGGCAATGGGTGCTCGCTGCCGCGGACACGGCCCAATGGTCCCTGTCCTCGGCGTCGCTGCCGGAGGTGCCGCCGTCGTCGAAAACAGTGACACTCGCCGAAATCGGCGGAGACCACCAGTTGATCGTCGCTTCCCCCAACGAAGTGCCGCAGGAACTCGGAACCGTTGATGTGGTCTTTCCCCTCCTCCATGGTCCCTTTGGTGAGGATGGCACCATCCAGGGGCTCCTGGAACTTTCTGACACCCGCTATGTGGGCGCCGGGGTCCTTGCCTCGGCCGTAGGCATGGACAAGCACTACATGAAGGTGGTTTTTGAGGCAGCCGGGCTCCACGTGGGGCCCTACGTTGCCGTCACTGACCGGCAATGGCTCAAGGACCCGGAAGCGGTCCGCAAACAGGTGGACCTGCTTGGTTTCCCGGTGTTCGTCAAACCGGCCCGGGCCGGATCATCCATGGGGATTTCCAAGGTGGACTCCATGGAGGGGCTGGACGCCGCCGTCGAGGAAGCACGCCGGCACGACCTCAAACTGGTTATCGAGGCAGGCATTACAGGCCGTGAAATCGAGTGCGCCGTATTGGAAGGCCGTGGAACGGATGCCCCACGCACCTCCATGCCCGGTGAAATCTCGGTAGCGGGCGGCAGCCACGAGTTCTACGATTTCAACGCCAAGTACGTCGAAGATGACGCCGCCGCACTTAGCTGCCCGGCTGACATCCCGGAAGAAGCCATCGCCCGGGTGCGGGATCTGGCGGCTGCTGCCTTTGATGCGGTGGGAGCCGAAGGGCTCAGCCGAGTCGACTTCTTCTACACCCCCGACGGCGAAGTGATCATCAACGAGATCAACACCATGCCGGGATTCACGCCCAAGAGCATGTATCCCCAGATGTGGGCGGCGTCCGGACTGAACTACGCGGAACTGATTGATGAACTGATCTACCTTGCGCTGAACCGGAAGACGGGCTTGCGCTAA